A window of Hippoglossus stenolepis isolate QCI-W04-F060 chromosome 16, HSTE1.2, whole genome shotgun sequence contains these coding sequences:
- the LOC118123261 gene encoding uridine-cytidine kinase-like 1 has product MHPVLSYPTTHSLDSATNHKVQLQGRGLLDKGLSKMENEEKTASSSNTGSGSLDRLLPSVSTGLTPRKNTTSQCKSEPPLLRTAKRTIYTAGRPPWYNEHGTQSKEAFVIGLCGGSASGKTTVARKIIEALDVPWVVLLSMDSFYNVLTPDEQMLAASNDYNFDHPDAFDFGLLTQTLRNLKQGKSVKIPVYDFTTNDRRKEWKTVYGASVIIFEGILAFTDKELLQLLDMKIFVDTDSDIRLVRRLRRDITERGRDVERVIKQYNKFVKPAFEQYIEPTMRLADIVVPRGGSNMVAIDLIVQHVHSQLEERELSVRAALASADQAQPLPQTLSILESTPQVRGMHTIIRNKETSRDELIFYSKRLMRLLIERALSFLPSQVHLVQTPQGEDYEGRTFHGNRITGVSILRAGETMEPALRAVCKDVRIGKILIQTNQETREPELHYLRLPKNISEDHVILMDCTVCTGAAAMMAVRVLLDHDVQEDKILLVFLLMAEMGVHSVAYAFPQVKIITTAVDKKVNDLFHIIPGMGNFGDRYFGTDARPDRSDEEMDEPSC; this is encoded by the coding sequence ATGCATCCTGTACTGTCCTATCCAACAACCCACTCACTTGATTCTGCAACAAATCATAAGGTTCAGTTACAGGGCAGGGGCCTACTGGACAAAGGGCTCTCAAAGATGGAGAACGAGGAGAAAACAGCCTCTTCATCGAACACTGGAAGTGGATCGCTGGACCGACTCCTCCCCTCAGTGAGCACAGGCCTGACACCTCGGAAAAATACCACCAGCCAGTGCAAGTCTGAGCCTCCTCTCCTACGCACCGCCAAACGAACCATCTACACCGCTGGACGCCCGCCATGGTACAACGAACATGGAACACAGTCCAAAGAGGCCTTCGTCATTGGTCTGTGCGGCGGCAGCGCTTCAGGAAAGACAACAGTAGCCAGGAAAATCATCGAGGCTCTAGATGTGCCTTGGGTTGTGCTACTTTCAATGGACTCTTTTTACAATGTCCTCACCCCAGACGAGCAGATGCTGGCCGCCAGTAACGACTATAACTTTGACCACCCTGATGCCTTTGACTTTGGTTTGCTGACACAAACCCTGCGCAACCTCAAACAAGGCAAGAGCGTTAAAATCCCTGTGTATGACTTTACAACCAATGACCGACGTAAGGAGTGGAAAACTGTGTATGGAGCCAGTGTTATCATCTTCGAGGGAATCTTGGCCTTTACAGATAAAGAGCTCCTACAGTTGCTGGACATGAAGATTTTTGTGGACACGGATTCTGACATTCGCTTGGTGCGCCGGTTGAGGAGGGACATTACAGAAAGGGGGCGAGACGTCGAGCGCGTCATCAAACAATACAACAAGTTTGTGAAGCCAGCGTTTGAGCAGTACATAGAGCCCACAATGCGCCTGGCTGATATTGTGGTGCCACGTGGTGGCAGCAACATGGTGGCCATTGATCTGATCGTGCAGCATGTCCACAGTCAGCTGGAGGAGCGCGAGCTCAGCGTCAGGGCTGCCCTGGCATCTGCAGACCAGGCACAACCCCTCCCCCAGACCCTCAGCATCCTGGAGAGCACACCCCAGGTCAGGGGTATGCACACCATCATCAGAAATAAGGAAACCAGCCGCGATGAGTTGATCTTCTACTCCAAGAGGCTGATGCGTCTGTTGATCGAGCGAGcgctctccttcctcccctcacaGGTCCACCTAGTCCAGACCCCCCAAGGAGAGGATTATGAAGGCAGAACTTTTCATGGGAATAGGATCACGGGCGTTTCCATCCTGCGAGCCGGGGAGACCATGGAGCCGGCACTGAGGGCCGTCTGCAAAGATGTCCGCATCGGCAAGATCCTCATTCAGACCAACCAGGAAACACGAGAACCAGAGCTTCACTACCTGCGTCTACCTAAAAACATCAGTGAGGATCATGTGATTCTGATGGACTGCACCGTGTGCACTGGAGCCGCTGCCATGATGGCTGTACGAGTTCTGCTGGATCATGATGTTCAGGAGGACAAAATCCTGCTGGTTTTTTTGCTAATGGCGGAAATGGGAGTCCATTCAGTGGCCTACGCGTTTCCACAGGTCAAAATCATCACAACAGCCGTCGACAAGAAGGTCAATGACCTCTTCCACATCATACCTGGCATGGGGAACTTTGGGGATCGATACTTTGGAACGGATGCACGTCCTGACCGGAGCGATGAAGAGATGGACGAGCCCAGTTGCTAA